In Candidatus Binataceae bacterium, one DNA window encodes the following:
- the ald gene encoding alanine dehydrogenase, translating to MLIGVPTEIKADERRVSLTPSGAAAFRTHGHRVIVQSRAGVGSGFTDREYREAGALIVRAPSEVWGRADMVLKVKEPQRTEFRYLQPGKILFTYLHLAPDKRLAHELVKRHVSALGYETIQLEDGSLPLLAPMSEVAGRLAIQAGSWCLQSRSGGRGVLLSGAPGVRPGKVVVVGGGIAGLNACRVAAGIGAEVTILDVNPSRLRYLSDLLGVHATTVMSNRATLEEEVRQADLVIGAVLVAGARTPRLLSAALVARMKPGAAIVDLSIDQGGVSETSRPTTHGRPTFVRSGVVHYCVTNMPAMVPHTSTSALTNATLSYALEVADRGLLEACRTNRAIGWGLNTQGGHVVHPAVAQALRMKAHSPW from the coding sequence ATGCTCATCGGAGTTCCCACTGAAATCAAGGCCGACGAACGACGCGTATCGCTGACCCCGTCCGGCGCTGCCGCCTTCCGCACTCATGGCCATAGAGTGATCGTCCAAAGTCGCGCCGGGGTAGGCAGCGGATTTACCGACCGCGAGTATCGCGAGGCGGGCGCACTGATCGTGCGTGCGCCGAGCGAGGTCTGGGGACGCGCGGATATGGTGCTGAAGGTCAAGGAACCGCAGCGCACCGAGTTTCGCTACCTCCAGCCCGGGAAAATTCTCTTCACCTACCTCCACCTCGCGCCCGACAAGCGACTCGCGCATGAACTGGTGAAACGACACGTGAGCGCGCTTGGGTACGAGACCATCCAGCTCGAAGACGGCAGCCTTCCACTGCTCGCGCCCATGAGCGAAGTGGCCGGGCGGCTCGCTATCCAGGCGGGCTCATGGTGTTTGCAATCGCGCAGCGGAGGCCGCGGCGTTCTGCTGAGCGGAGCACCCGGCGTGCGTCCCGGAAAGGTCGTAGTAGTGGGAGGCGGCATCGCCGGGCTCAATGCCTGCCGGGTGGCGGCGGGCATCGGGGCCGAAGTGACTATTCTGGATGTCAATCCGTCGCGGCTACGGTATCTGAGCGACTTGCTGGGAGTACATGCGACTACGGTGATGTCGAACCGCGCGACTCTGGAGGAGGAGGTACGCCAGGCCGATCTCGTTATCGGCGCGGTGCTGGTCGCTGGGGCGCGTACGCCCCGACTGCTTTCGGCCGCGCTGGTCGCCAGAATGAAACCAGGAGCGGCGATCGTCGACCTTTCTATCGATCAGGGCGGCGTCTCCGAAACCTCGCGGCCAACCACCCACGGAAGACCGACCTTCGTGCGTAGCGGAGTAGTTCATTACTGCGTGACCAACATGCCGGCGATGGTGCCGCACACCTCTACGTCCGCTCTCACCAACGCGACCCTGTCATACGCGCTGGAGGTCGCCGATCGGGGTCTGCTTGAGGCTTGCCGGACCAATCGGGCAATCGGGTGGGGTCTGAATACGCAGGGCGGACACGTGGTGCACCCGGCCGTCGCGCAGGCGCTAAGAATGAAGGCGCACTCACCCTGGTGA